A genomic stretch from Telmatocola sphagniphila includes:
- a CDS encoding ankyrin repeat domain-containing protein, with protein MGDEQKIRRWLLAVSVLAVVAAVAAWWFSPGQQQKRWTAALINAVQSGNQKAVQAAFDDGADVNSRDSDGITILMHAARGDQPDIANPAPSDNPEIVELLIHRGADVNAKTDSGFVALFWAARYGHARVAKVLIANGAEVNVKDKESMTALRWANTNQHTKLVELLKEAGAKE; from the coding sequence CAGTTGTCGCAGCGGTTGCAGCCTGGTGGTTCTCCCCCGGACAGCAGCAGAAGAGGTGGACCGCTGCACTGATCAACGCCGTACAATCTGGCAACCAAAAAGCCGTTCAGGCAGCCTTCGATGATGGGGCTGACGTCAACTCCCGCGACTCCGATGGCATCACTATTCTGATGCATGCAGCCCGTGGAGACCAACCGGATATTGCCAACCCTGCCCCCAGTGACAACCCCGAGATCGTGGAGCTGCTAATCCATCGTGGGGCAGACGTCAACGCCAAGACGGACTCGGGGTTCGTAGCATTGTTCTGGGCCGCTCGATATGGACACGCGCGGGTCGCCAAAGTGCTCATAGCCAATGGCGCGGAGGTGAACGTCAAGGATAAAGAATCCATGACGGCCCTACGGTGGGCTAATACCAACCAGCATACCAAGCTGGTCGAGTTGCTAAAGGAGGCCGGGGCCAAGGAGTAA